A stretch of DNA from Glycine max cultivar Williams 82 chromosome 18, Glycine_max_v4.0, whole genome shotgun sequence:
ttatcaaCTTGTGTTTagtaatcaaatattttaactataaatcaaaataaatattacaataactcattaaaataaatagtttgacattaaacaaactaataaaaaaaagtagaattaTAATTGCAtaataacaaagaaaataaatatgacaTCTAGTGTCTAGTTTCCATAAGaggatttttaaattgaataaaagtgtaaaataaaattttaaataaaatattaaggataaaattgagaaaaagaaaaagctagCAACTTATAAGCTAGCATATTTTCCATAAGCTACTTCAAGTTTGAAGTAGCATACAAAAAATAAGCTTGTGTACCAAACAAGcttaatttttgtcaaaaccgGACATAGGCTATGCTCAGTAAAACTGAAAAATTACTATAAAGCTAGCTGGAAGCGGGtagttaaaaactgaaaaactaatttattaaatggGGTGTTCAATAAAACTAGTCGTTAAAGtaactaaaaaagtaaaatgataaaaaaaataataaaatcgtgatttatttaaaaaggataataaaaaaatttgataaatatgttaaggataaaaaatgggaaaaaatataaaaaactagaaattagcattttaaaaaatgttacttcaagGCTATATCTTGCAAGACATTTCAACTAGCTTCTAACTTCTTTCACTAgctaaaatatttgtttgattgtttgcAATGCCGTCTCAGACATTTTTGGGGCCCGGAGCAAAAACTAAAATAGGGACCCCTAAACAACGGAAACATATTCCATAAATAATTTATCGACAAAAAGTTTCatgaatttataaattcaaccatcaaaaaaataatacacaaaactcttatatattaaaaatgaagttaataaatttatttttttttcagattttttaAGTTGTAGGGCCCCTCAAGATGGGGGTCCAGAGTTGTCGATCACCTTGTGTGTGTCCCTGAGTCGACACTAATTGTTTGGTAAACAAGTTTTTTGTAATAACTTCTAATTATATTCGGCAAGACATTTCAGCTAGCTTCTaaccttttatattttctttcattttttatctccaacatatttatccattttattatttttttatcggtCTCTATTTTTTAGATActttaatagttagttttattaaacaattttaattaataagataGTTTTTCAGCTCTCAACTTCTAGCCTTCAACTACCCGCTAGTTTTCCAACTTTCAGTTAGCTTTTCAGCTAGTTTTTCCAAACATAACCTCTagcgtttttaaaaatgttttgtaaagtaatgttttttaaaacgcTAACTTTTatcttgtgatatttttttccatCTTAATCCTCAATATATTAagtcatttttcttattatttttttaaaataaatcatgattttattatttttctatcattcTTCACTTTAGCTACTTTACCCAATatcaaacacttataatttaatatggtAATTTTTCATCTCTCGGTTCCTAACTACTAACTAACTTTCAACTggctttttagttaatttttttcgaACATAATTCAAGTAGCGTTTCAAAAAACTTATCTATCAAAAAGTTAAACAAACTTtttaactagtaaaaaaaattaaaaattagttcaaATAGCTGAACAAACATAGTCATAATCCGCTATCACCTGTTTTAACCAATCTTGGATATTGTTTTAGTCAAATATACTTCTTCAACTTTtagcaatttaaattttttagtaattatattaattcaaataaaactcATAATCCAATGTTATCACTTATCATTGATATGTACTTGTAAacttttcaacaaaaataaataaggacATGAAGTTGGGTTTTAGattctctccattttttttatgattaatcgtttgagaaaataaatactACTTCATATAAAATGTATATCATCtcgatttgatttattttatctaaaaactgatacaaatgaaagaaatggagaaaaaaagaagtggAAACATCTATTTCCATAAAGTTGAGCATGATCACCTTGAAACGTCACCTACTGCGTTTTCGAAAACAGAGATAGAACACCGCAGCAACGGCTCCACTCCCCGTCGCCACCACCGGCCACACAATCCCCAACCACTTCGTCCATTCGCCATCCACTCTCTCTCCTTTCTCTCTCATTTCCACAACTCTAACTTTCTCCAAATCTTCAATTCTCTGTCTCATCTCTtcaatctctctctctttctccccaACCTTCTCTTTGGTCTCTTCCTCCGCCCTAACCCTCTTGCTGCGCTCCTCGCTCTCCCTCACTTCCACAACGCTTAGCTTCCGCTCCAGATCGCGAACCTTCATCTCGCTCTCTGCTTTCAACTGTTTCAGAGATTCTGTTTCTCTCTCTAGGAATGTCACCGTTCGTTCTCTCTCTTCGAGGAGGTTCTTCAGCGCCGCGCTCGTCTCCGAGTCCCGCAGCTCCGCCGCCTCGCGCCGGAGCGAATCGATCTCCTTCTTCAGCCTCCGGATCTCGTCCTTCTTGGCCGCGTTCTCGCGCTCCAACGCCTCGATCTTCTTCGACACGACGCCGTTCGCCGCCTCCATGAGAAAACGTAACGCGCGATGTGACACACGAGATAGCTCGTGTTTTCTCGCCGGGGAAAATGTGAATCGTGAAAGAGAAATGAGCGGTGAAGTGAGAGGAACAGTGGAGAGTGAGGGATTTTGATGAGAGGAAAGGATTCCGAGAGAATCGATGACGCGGTCGCGAGGAGGAGCGTTTTCCGGGAAACAGAGAAGGAGGATGCAACTTTCGCGCGAGTctcgttttgttttttttttttatttttcctcttgtaGACAGTTGCTCTCATAAAACCTTGGAAATAGctgataaatttatcttaattaaaatttaaaatttagttctctaaaaaagtataaaaatatggtAAATTTATCCTATTGTTAACTTTTATTGATGTTCCCCTCCcaagatatttaatttaatataaaaatttgtgaATCCGTTTGATTAGTCAGAATTATAGTATtggataagataaatatttttgtttaatatttgattttaaaaaagattaggggaacaaaatcattaaattttgttaattaaaaaatcatgagATGATTTTTTTGTCTCATGTATAAAGTATAAAACCGACACACACTTATATCTCTACTTCTATATCGTtagtaactaaaaaaatattaactagcCAACGATGTGCATCAAATGCAACCTATCTGTGTTAAATTGTGCAACCTATATGTGAAAAATTTAACGTAAAaggaaaagttataaataattaataaatataaaaatagatgctaaataataaattttttgctaaataaaaaaatcaaatatatacaaaattgaatattttattaaaattgtaaatttttaaaaatataacaactaaaatcgtgaagaaaaaaagagcatgggaccaaaatcacaaaaattgaaattcagcctattatgtattattattacatttgtcactttctttcacttttttcatctcatttatatttatatatagcaaaagaaacatgaataaATGTTGGCCATTGATCGAAATTTTaactttataatatttgttaatcatgtgtagttttttttaacaatcttTCATAACAAAGATTTAAATTAGTcacattaattctattttatatacattttttataattaaaaattaattttgatatttttattttaagcaaTAACATGCTTTTTATTATatagttttaataattaaatgttaattttaataatttttatattaattattcactttaaaatatattttgtgaacaataataattttataaatatgtaattaaattcaaaataattcttaatatgaaataattaaagatttaaattacctaataaaatattctttttatgttcacattaatgttatttcatatataaattcgataattaaaaataactttaatattaagtaataacatgtttttattatgaaatttaataattaattaaatgttaaactttgatgattttgatATTAGGTAGTTACACTAAATATTGAACccatttgtttaaattattttcaaattcttatttgtttattatagttTATGATATTAGATTAATTGatgagaaatttaaaaatagaggagtttatatatatatatatatatgcatgtggCTATCCTATTATACTTGTGGCAAGTCAATGAACTGCTAGGCTAAAGTTGTTGTTACGTCCTAAGTTAATATTGTTAACAACAAAGACCAAAAccacatatttaaatttttaagaaactaaaataataaaaacaaaaaatttaaaggacTAAAGCAAGAACACCGTATTTTATAAAATCCAAAAGATTATTTAAACctatataaaataactaaaataaaatctgcaCCATAAATTATTTGAACACTTTTTAATGgaacttaatttaattaatgcaaaatagaatgaaacaagatgagagagagagcgacattattcttgttttgttctttcggagagtattattattactattcttTGGCAACATAAGATAATATAACTCCAAATTTAACCCAACACACTATTACAGAATGGAAAACAATAGTATTTCACCCTAGTACCTTAGATTTTGACAATATGTCGATTCAGTTATCGCATGGATGAgtgaattaatatattaaaatgagttgtattaaaaaataaacacattcaatttatcttcttttattttttattaatgaataaattttatattgcagacatttaaaccaatttagatttttttttcataatataagaaattaataaataaataaatataattatttatacatataaaaatcTCACTCCAAATTTATtggtaatattatattaatatatatatatatatatatcaaaataaattatttaaattaatccaCAGAATTTTAATAatgtcataatttaaaatttaaaaatgctgaactatttaaattatatatcaaaataaattatttaaattaatccgCCGAATTTTAATAATGTGTcataatttaacatttaaaaatggAATTCAACTTCAAGTGAGAATTCAAATGGAATTAAAGACACCAAATTAGGACTAATTTacccaaaaaaagaaagatgtcttaatttaatataatatatcaagatttaaaatcaaataaataagaattataaatataaatatgtttacACATTCGGTATAATAGAGATTATCCGACTtgataagaaataataattcaaaattattttcatcttatgAGTGAAAACTCAAATTTATACTATTAAGCTCTCTTGTAGAATCATTAAAATCCTAATTAATggcaattaattaaagaaaaagttgaaaacttgaaactaCGCTAGTTAGGACTTTAGGACAAAGGGCTATGTGGTTTCATTTCATTGGTGCCAAAGTGAAAATCAAGCTCCTTATTTCCTCCCCAGTTACAGGTGGTTTCGTAGAGATTTTAAAGATTGGATTAATCTCAATTGCATGCATTGTCATTTGTGAGTGCTAAAATATATGCATTAAGGTCACCAGATTTGCACCACTTTGCTCTCACTCTTGCCTAGTAAACTCTATCTTCTATtgtataatttacatatttattttgattctcattaaaaccaaaatttgtTGAGGTATAGGATGTGATGCTGTttgtaaaatttcattaatcCAATTAAAAGTACAAACATCCAAGACATTTGTTTCAAGGTTGTGTCTTCACTGCAAACACCTAAAATGGTTATGGATTGACTTACAAGATAGGGACTCAATTTCATTGTCAACAGTCTCTTTGATAGTTGTAACCAAAGTTCATACCTTTGTAGGCCAGAGAAAGCTGGCACTGTTCCTAGGGAAGCACTGCCTCTAATAAGCCCCTCACTCTCTCATTTTTATACAAACCATCACCAGAGACTACAGCAGCTCCATCCCTAAAAAGTTCCTTTTTCTCTACAAGGATTGCTCCCCCTGGCCAAAATATTCACAAGAAAAACACCCTTCTAAAACATTCTTGTCATACCATACTGAACAGGACCAACTTTTCTATGAGCAGTGGCCCCAGCTGCAGCACTGATTCCACCATATTGATGTGCCTTTGGCTGCAGCATGTTTGTCTCTATGGCTATTTGATCACCTTGCTCTAACTTGTTAACTCCTGCCCTGGTCATAAAAAAGGGATTTGTATCAATATTAATAGCTATATCTGGTGCCATCTTGGCATTAACTCCACATTGTTGTGCATGTTTTGCCTGCAAAGGCACACTCTTGTCAGCTTCTGTTGATGGCCTTTCTTGGTTTCCAGTGCTGGATCTTTGATAATAATATGCTGGGGGAACAGGTTGTGTAGGAAGCACAGAACCTCTGataaatgacctaggatcataTGAATCCTTGACAATGTTACCGTACTCGTAAGGAACAACGGGCCCAACAACTTTTCCAGGTTTtgctgaaaagaaaaaaatgggtATTAGGCCTTGTTTGTTTACTGTTTCGAAACACAGTTTTGTCTCCTAGAAGATGACACTGTTGATTAGTCATACCTTGAGTACTAAAACAGAACacttgaaaaaaacaaaaggatgcGAAAACTTTAAAACACTTATTTtggaaacaattttcaaaaaaaaaaattggataagaAATTGATTGCTCAGTAatgtaaaattgttttagaaaatagtttctgaaaaaatataaaacataattaaaagagAGAAGAATCAAACATGCCCTTAAttattgatcaatgatcatgcAAGTAAACTTATCAGACTACAATGATAACAATCCTATACCTAGTGGAATTCTTTGTGGTCCCTGCATTGACCTAGGCACTGGAATTTCTGTATCCCTGGGGTGCTTGTTATATTCCTCGGCTGTTGGTCGGTTTTTGCTGGAAGCAATATTTGTTTGCTCTTTTGGGTGTACTGTATTTGAATGTACAATTGTTGACCTGTCAATAAGTCAAAAATAtgagaatataataaaaatataacatgcTCCTTATGAATAAACATTAATCATGTAAGTCATAAATAGCATGCAAATAAATGCAGCACGAAGTTGGTGAGGTTGATTTTGGTCTACCAAATTGTCATTACCAGCACACTATGCCAAAACATTGAAAGAACAGCTAAATAGTATGGTTGGGAGTTACAGGTTAACATACTATAAACACTGACTTCATCAATTAATGTTAGCAGGCCTGAGTAACAGATCTGCAAGTCCTATTATATACTACTCATAAAAACCATAGTTGTTGGAGTTTTATAAGATTTCATTTTAGAAAGGCCCAGTGACATCTATGTGAAATAACATCATTGGTTTACTTCAACATTATTCTGTTTTGTAACAAAATCCCATAAAATGAATAAGAATTTACTTGCATAACTATTTGATAAATCATGACCAGAATCAATTAGTGATTTTTATTATAGGACATTCAATCCTGTGATTACTATCTTAACATAACATGATGAATAAAAAGTAACCATTTGTCGGACAATAAAGCTACAATTGCAATGCAACAAATGCCAAATGAAATCCAATGAGCAACTGCACATCAGAATTACCTTGGAAGAGAAACATGCTTTCTATCAAGTGGCATAACAGGGCCATTTTTACCATTTTCCTCAAGATGAGCAAACTGCTTTCGGAATTGATCAACAGCACTGTTAAGAGTTGCACcccataaaaacaaaaaagactgAGATAAAGTTGAAAGTCCAAATTGAATATTATCAAGAGGGCAAAAAAGATAACATGGCATAAACAGTTGTaaagcaattaaaaaaataagaacctTGGATAAAGAAAATTAGTTCTCTCTGTTCCATTCATGTAGTCTTTCAATAGTTGAGGATGATACTCTAGAATCTCACGGAAAATCAGCTCTCGAATTTCTTCCTTTGTGACTCTTCgtctttcaaattcaaattccatTTTCGTGATAGGTTGGCAGGATGGTTCCCTCTCAACTTTTGCCAGTCCCTTGAAGTAAGGATCAGCCAAAGCCTAACAAcacaaacatttaaaaaaatcttgagCATGAAAGTCAAGACCCAATATTATAAAGTGCTATTCAATGTTATGATTCTTTATACATTTTACTGTCCAAATGAAAAGACAAACTCAAGAACTAGTCAAGGATTCAACTACGATACATTTCAATGCACATAAATAAGCAATAGAGCACAATGTAGCATACCTCTTCAGCAGTAGGTCGGTTTTTTGGATCAAAAGCCAACAACTTTTCCAGTAGCCTTAGTGCTAAAGGGTCTGCATTGGGAAATTTTTGAGCAAATGGCACAGGCTGCTTTTTCCTCATGCTAGTTAGGTATCTCCTTGCCTTCTCATTACGTACCTGCATCCAACACAAAATATAGTCACAAGCTTGTATTGGTAACTTTTGGCTCAGAACTAAGCTATGCAACAAAAACGGTTCTTCCACAGTTGAAAAAATTTACCCGAGATATAGTATCTAGTGAAGGAGTTCCAAGCAGATCTGTCATCAGATCCAATTGATGAACTACATTTTTCCCAGGA
This window harbors:
- the LOC100811788 gene encoding mitogen-activated protein kinase 20 isoform X1, with product MQQDHRKKSSAEMDFFSEYGDANRYKIQEVIGKGSYGVVCSAIDTHTGEKVAIKKIHDIFEHISDAARILREIKLLRLLRHPDIVEIKHIMLPPSRKDFKDIYVVFELMESDLHQVIKANDDLTKEHYQFFLYQLLRALKYIHTANVYHRDLKPKNILANANCKLKICDFGLARVAFSDTPTTIFWTDYVATRWYRAPELCGSFYSKYTPAIDIWSIGCIFAEVLTGKPLFPGKNVVHQLDLMTDLLGTPSLDTISRVRNEKARRYLTSMRKKQPVPFAQKFPNADPLALRLLEKLLAFDPKNRPTAEEALADPYFKGLAKVEREPSCQPITKMEFEFERRRVTKEEIRELIFREILEYHPQLLKDYMNGTERTNFLYPSAVDQFRKQFAHLEENGKNGPVMPLDRKHVSLPRSTIVHSNTVHPKEQTNIASSKNRPTAEEYNKHPRDTEIPVPRSMQGPQRIPLAKPGKVVGPVVPYEYGNIVKDSYDPRSFIRGSVLPTQPVPPAYYYQRSSTGNQERPSTEADKSVPLQAKHAQQCGVNAKMAPDIAINIDTNPFFMTRAGVNKLEQGDQIAIETNMLQPKAHQYGGISAAAGATAHRKVGPVQYGMTRMF
- the LOC102660752 gene encoding peroxisomal and mitochondrial division factor 1, coding for MEAANGVVSKKIEALERENAAKKDEIRRLKKEIDSLRREAAELRDSETSAALKNLLEERERTVTFLERETESLKQLKAESEMKVRDLERKLSVVEVRESEERSKRVRAEEETKEKVGEKEREIEEMRQRIEDLEKVRVVEMREKGERVDGEWTKWLGIVWPVVATGSGAVAAVFYLCFRKRSR
- the LOC100811788 gene encoding mitogen-activated protein kinase 10 isoform X2 encodes the protein MDFFSEYGDANRYKIQEVIGKGSYGVVCSAIDTHTGEKVAIKKIHDIFEHISDAARILREIKLLRLLRHPDIVEIKHIMLPPSRKDFKDIYVVFELMESDLHQVIKANDDLTKEHYQFFLYQLLRALKYIHTANVYHRDLKPKNILANANCKLKICDFGLARVAFSDTPTTIFWTDYVATRWYRAPELCGSFYSKYTPAIDIWSIGCIFAEVLTGKPLFPGKNVVHQLDLMTDLLGTPSLDTISRVRNEKARRYLTSMRKKQPVPFAQKFPNADPLALRLLEKLLAFDPKNRPTAEEALADPYFKGLAKVEREPSCQPITKMEFEFERRRVTKEEIRELIFREILEYHPQLLKDYMNGTERTNFLYPSAVDQFRKQFAHLEENGKNGPVMPLDRKHVSLPRSTIVHSNTVHPKEQTNIASSKNRPTAEEYNKHPRDTEIPVPRSMQGPQRIPLAKPGKVVGPVVPYEYGNIVKDSYDPRSFIRGSVLPTQPVPPAYYYQRSSTGNQERPSTEADKSVPLQAKHAQQCGVNAKMAPDIAINIDTNPFFMTRAGVNKLEQGDQIAIETNMLQPKAHQYGGISAAAGATAHRKVGPVQYGMTRMF